The Helianthus annuus cultivar XRQ/B chromosome 16, HanXRQr2.0-SUNRISE, whole genome shotgun sequence genome includes a window with the following:
- the LOC110916784 gene encoding nucleotide pyrophosphatase/phosphodiesterase-like has protein sequence MRWPRYSDDYGMFLFCVADTEHDWREGSEQHAFIEKCLASADRKNQPWLIFAAHRVLSYSSDYYYALVGSFEEPEGRESLQKLWQKYKVDIAFYGHVHNYEPSCPVYE, from the exons ATGCGGTGGCCC AGGTATTCAGATGATTATGGAATGTTTCTTTTCTGCGTAGCGGACACCGAGCATGATTGGAGAGAAGGCAGTGAACAGCACGCGTTTATCGAGAAATGTCTTGCATCAGCAGACAGGAAAAACCAACCGTGGCTAATATTTGCTGCTCACCGTGTGCTCAGTTACTCGTCAGATTATTATTATGCATTAGTGGGCTCATTTGAAGAGCCCGAAGGAAGAGAGAGTTTGCAGAAGCTATGGCAGAAATACAAAGTGGACATTGCATTTTACGGTCATGTCCATAACTATGAACCATCTTGCCCGGTTTATGAG TGA